The following are from one region of the Calypte anna isolate BGI_N300 chromosome 13, bCalAnn1_v1.p, whole genome shotgun sequence genome:
- the LOC103532912 gene encoding LOW QUALITY PROTEIN: kazal-type serine protease inhibitor domain-containing protein 1 (The sequence of the model RefSeq protein was modified relative to this genomic sequence to represent the inferred CDS: inserted 1 base in 1 codon): MKHPMATAVLVVLVQVSQSFPALYHRSWWRLLREGDNCGKCDLALCSEPQDCPAGTVLDRCGCCPECGNAEGQICDLDQGNHFYGQCGDNLECRLNADEARFGEVPEPQCVCKSQESICGPEGKTYENICQFNKAYPMKRNISMKHKGPCESAPVISTPPQDAQNFTGDDVIFGCEVSAYPMPHLEWKKRGXKMSLPGDDTHISVQARGGPQKYGVTGWLQIQGLKKSDEGIYICHTKNKFGATYASARLKVIDGSSAFALTAGSRSVSYSIEYGEYYDHSDDEDEEEYESGDYEN; encoded by the exons ATGAAGCACCCGATGGCTACAGCAGTGCTGGTAGTACTGGTGCAAGTTTCTCAGAGTTTCCCTGCCTTGTACCACCGAAGCTGGTGGAGGCTGTTAAGGGAAGGAGATAACTGTGGAAAATGTGATTTGGCACTTTGCTCTGAGCCTCAGGATTGTCCAGCTGGGACTGTATTGGACCGCTGTGGCTGCTGTCCTGAATGTGGGAATGCAGAAGGTCAGATCTGCGATTTGGATCAGGGCAATCATTTCTATGGGCAATGTGGGGACAACCTTGAGTGCAGGTTGAATGCTGATGAAGCAAGGTTTGGGGAAGTCCCTGAGCCCCAGTGTGTGTGCAAGTCTCAAGAGAGCATCTGTGGACCTGAAGGGAAAACCTATGAGAACATCTGTCAATTCAACAAGGCTTATCCtatgaaaagaaatatcagCATGAAACATAAAGGACCCTGTGAATCAG CTCCTGTTATTTCTACGCCACCTCAGGATGCCCAGAATTTCACAGGTGATGATGTCATTTTTGGCTGTGAGGTGTCAGCCTATCCTATGCCACACcttgaatggaaaaaaaggg ATAAAATGTCTCTGCCAGGAGATGACACCCACATCTCAGTACAG GCAAGAGGTGGGCCTCAGAAGTATGGTGTGACAGGCTGGCTGCAGATTCAAGGCCTCAAAAAATCAGATGAAGGCATTTACATCTGCCACACCAAAAATAAGTTTGGTGCAACATATGCCTCTGCAAGACTGAAAGTCAttgatg GTTCATCTGCGTTTGCACTTACTGCTGGCAGTAGAAGTGTAAGCTACAGCATCGAATATGGGGAGTATTATGACCATTCTGAtgatgaagatgaggaagaatATGAATCTGGGGACTATGAAAATTGA